Below is a window of Synechococcus sp. RSCCF101 DNA.
GCGACCTGGTGCATCGCCTCCAGGACGCCGGGCTGGACGTGACCCCCTTCGCAGCCCTGCCGCTGCAACGGTTGAGCCGGATGGCGATCAGCTCGCGCTACCCGCAGGAGAGCACACCTCCCTCCGAGCTGTTTGATCTGGACGAGACCCGCGAAGCCATCGGAACCGCCCGATCGGTGATCACCATCGTCAGCGACGCGGATGCTGGGAGCTGATCCAGCTTCAAGCCAGCCAGCGCAGATCGCGCTTCAGCTCGGACGCCATGCGGTTGCCGCTGGACAGCAGGGCGGTCAGCTCGTCCGGCGTGAGCACAAGCGCGTCGCAGCTGAGCGGCAGGCGCTCCAGCGGCCATTGGCGCAGGCGCTGGTGCTGGGGGCCCTCTGCCGCTGCATCCAGAAGCAGCAGATCCAGGTCACTGCCCACTGAGGCCGTGCCGCGCCCATAACTCCCGAACACCCCAACCTTCTGCAGCGACGCAACCTCTCGCTTCCGCTCTGCCGACCAGAGCCGCACCGCCTCGAGCACCTGCTGAGGTGGGTGCCTTTTATTGGACAGCCTTAGCCCCTGACATCGTTAACCCCGGACGGGAGGAACTGGGTTCGGTCTCAGTGTAGACCTGATTGGGAGTTCTGCCTCCCATGGCACTGTGGGGTCTCACATTGCAGTACCTCCACAGGAAGCGGGCCAGGCTGACTTCTGCTTCCCAGCCATCGCTGTAAGCATGCAGGTAGACCTCCTCATACTTGAGCGTCCTCCAGAGTCGCTCGACCAGGATGTTGTCGTAGCAGCGCTTCCTGCCGGACCAGCTGATCCTGATTCCCTCCTTCTGCAGCCTGGCGACGAACTCAGCAGAGGTGAACTGGCAGCCCTGATCGGAATGGAAGATCTCTGGCTTTCGCCCATCGGAGAGGGCCATCTCCAAGGCATCCAGGCAGAACTCCGTGTCAAGGCTGTTGGAGAGCCTCCAGCTGAGGACATGCCTTGAGTGGAGATCCATGATCGCCACCAGATAGAGAAAGCCCTTCTGCAGTGGGATGTAGGTGATATCGGTAGCCCAGACCTGGTCCACGGTGTGGATCTCATCGATGTCCACCAGGCAGG
It encodes the following:
- a CDS encoding HEPN domain-containing protein — encoded protein: MNARPEAWLRQAENDLALAELAKAHGFLAQACFFASQAAEKALKGALLELGLEPPHTHVLGDLVHRLQDAGLDVTPFAALPLQRLSRMAISSRYPQESTPPSELFDLDETREAIGTARSVITIVSDADAGS
- a CDS encoding IS3 family transposase: MVDHDHSQLSISRQCALLGLPRSTLYYRPTPVRQSTLRIMARIDALYLEDPCSGSRRIVAYLAREGIPISRDRVRNLMRRMGLRAIYQRPRTTIPGEPSERFPCLVDIDEIHTVDQVWATDITYIPLQKGFLYLVAIMDLHSRHVLSWRLSNSLDTEFCLDALEMALSDGRKPEIFHSDQGCQFTSAEFVARLQKEGIRISWSGRKRCYDNILVERLWRTLKYEEVYLHAYSDGWEAEVSLARFLWRYCNVRPHSAMGGRTPNQVYTETEPSSSRPGLTMSGAKAVQ
- a CDS encoding nucleotidyltransferase domain-containing protein, which codes for MLEAVRLWSAERKREVASLQKVGVFGSYGRGTASVGSDLDLLLLDAAAEGPQHQRLRQWPLERLPLSCDALVLTPDELTALLSSGNRMASELKRDLRWLA